Proteins encoded in a region of the Uloborus diversus isolate 005 chromosome 1, Udiv.v.3.1, whole genome shotgun sequence genome:
- the LOC129216028 gene encoding uncharacterized protein LOC129216028: MDLQALQDQLEALNQRETSTQSIAATTNCQSRGSRLLVTDRFTKQRFLIDTGSDLCAYPASLGSIRRPDPNFQLCAANDSSINTYGTLMLQLDFNLRRSFSWRFVLADVSLHIIGSDFLAYFHLLPDCHYERLIDGTTGLSTTGLPLNSEQPSVKLLQNNSSHFHEILQEFPDLIRPAGAVRQVRHSTVHYVGTTPGPPVSCRLRRLAPHQRKIAKAEFDSIVHAVPKDPGPPRCTSFPRSLTAGARVATTDC, encoded by the coding sequence GGAAACTTCCACGCAGTCAATAGCGGCGACTACCAACTGCCAATCTAGAGGAAGTCGCCTTCTTGTGACAGATCGCTTCACCAAGCAGCGGTTCCTTATCGACACTGGGTCGGACCTCTGTGCCTACCCCGCTTCCCTCGGGTCAATCCGGCGCCCGGACCCTAACTTCCAGCTGTGTGCAGCGAATGATTCGTCAATCAACACCTATGGAACATTGATGCTCCAATTAGACTTCAACCTGCGCAGAAGTTTCTCTTGGCGATTCGTTTTGGCAGATGTTTCCCTCCATATCATCGGCTCAGATTTCTTGGCATACTTCCATTTGTTGCCGGACTGTCATTATGAAAGGCTGATTGATGGAACCACCGGACTTTCTACCACCGGCCTGCCGTTAAACTCAGAGCAGCCAAGCGTGAAACTCCTCCAAAACAACTCCTCTCACTTTCACGAAATTCTACAGGAATTCCCCGACCTGATTCGACCAGCCGGAGCTGTGCGCCAGGTCCGGCATTCCACCGTGCACTACGTTGGAACAACTCCTGGACCTCCGGTTTCTTGTCGTCTACGTCGCCTTGCACCACATCAACGGAAAATCGCTAAGGCCGAATTTGACTCAATCGTGCACGCCGTTCCGAAGGACCCTGGGCCTCCCCGCTGCACCTCGTTCCCAAGAAGTCTGACGGCTGGCGCCCGTGTGGCGACTACAGACTGCTGA